A stretch of the Geovibrio thiophilus genome encodes the following:
- a CDS encoding FeoA family protein has translation MPETKILKLSEMKTNEKARIKSYSAKGLLKQKLYNMGFIPGSEILMVRTAPLMDPIEVMVQNYFVTIRRTEAKIIEVELI, from the coding sequence ATGCCGGAAACGAAAATTCTGAAATTGTCTGAAATGAAGACAAACGAAAAAGCACGCATAAAAAGCTACAGCGCCAAAGGACTTCTGAAGCAAAAGCTTTACAATATGGGGTTTATCCCGGGCTCGGAAATACTCATGGTACGCACAGCCCCCCTGATGGATCCAATTGAGGTTATGGTTCAGAATTACTTTGTAACCATAAGAAGAACTGAGGCAAAAATAATAGAAGTGGAACTGATATGA
- the feoB gene encoding ferrous iron transport protein B, with translation MIKIALAGQPNCGKSTIFTMLSGVNQHIANYPGVTVDKKTAHLSHSGEKIEIVDLPGTYSFSSFSLEERVAKDYLINENPDLIINVIDASNIKRSLYLTFQLLELGKPVVIILNMMDVAKRRGLEIDVQKFSELLKVRVVEAVGSRNIGKKEILSSITEAHKHKATGFEINYEELEPYIARYTEKIKISSEISPRWFAIKALEADEAVLSKAGITKEDMDEEYRRIHSEHQIDIDSFLASVRYQSADYLYHKCVKETSEKRETFTSRADRVILNRWLAFPFLAGVIYLVYQLSIVLGYKLTNYTWPYLAMLKNFIISVLPEPQFTDVPILTDFGIWMTNSALALLNYVPIFLILFALIAIIEDIGYMPRIAFILDRVFKRYGLHGQSTLPLVLGGAFVGGCAVPGVMATKGIADERARLATILTVPYMNCLAKVPFYALLLGAFFEGQMTVMMFFISTVTIFIALSVARLITLTFLKNRETAPFVMELPPYHLPTIKGVVLRAFQRVWVYIKKVGSIVLAVAVVLFMLLQFPGVSADKQAEIRKRTDAAVLKFYITAEATQYHGILKENETVYKLINIYNTYRAQKMTASSSAAAERIDAALQAEYPELAGFIIPENDEQKLINREIRTISRTGQTLLNDMKSEKIRNSFLGMFGRSLEPITQFAGFDWRVNVAFLSSFAARESAVATLGSIYETGKTDQRAEEAISEDGLYTPLHAVAMLIFMILTPPCIATMIVVRIQTGSYGWMMFAIFFPMILGVVMASVFFKIGTAFNLTGLQTMLVFYVSMAVTAVAAGLFKGSSVNWKGGYLK, from the coding sequence ATGATAAAAATTGCGCTGGCAGGGCAGCCCAACTGCGGTAAATCCACAATATTCACCATGCTCAGCGGAGTAAACCAGCACATAGCAAACTACCCCGGCGTGACAGTGGATAAAAAAACGGCGCACTTAAGTCATTCCGGGGAAAAAATTGAGATTGTTGACCTTCCCGGTACATACTCCTTCAGCTCATTTTCTCTTGAAGAACGGGTTGCGAAGGATTACCTGATAAATGAGAATCCTGACCTGATCATTAATGTAATCGACGCCTCAAATATAAAGCGCAGCCTGTATCTCACCTTCCAGCTTCTGGAACTCGGAAAACCGGTTGTCATAATCCTCAATATGATGGACGTGGCTAAGAGGCGCGGACTTGAAATTGATGTTCAGAAGTTTTCCGAACTTCTAAAGGTTCGTGTGGTTGAGGCTGTTGGTTCCAGAAACATCGGCAAAAAGGAAATTCTGTCCTCCATAACCGAAGCGCACAAACATAAGGCAACAGGCTTTGAAATCAACTATGAAGAACTTGAACCCTACATAGCCCGTTATACGGAAAAAATCAAAATATCTTCCGAAATTTCTCCAAGATGGTTCGCCATTAAAGCTCTCGAAGCGGATGAGGCAGTTCTGAGTAAAGCAGGCATAACCAAAGAGGACATGGATGAGGAATACAGAAGAATACATTCGGAACACCAGATAGATATAGATTCATTCCTTGCGTCGGTAAGATACCAGAGCGCAGACTATCTCTACCATAAATGCGTGAAGGAAACCTCAGAAAAGAGAGAGACCTTCACATCCAGAGCCGACAGGGTAATACTCAACAGATGGCTCGCGTTCCCATTTCTGGCGGGTGTCATTTATCTGGTTTACCAGCTTTCCATAGTCTTAGGCTACAAGCTCACTAATTACACATGGCCTTATCTTGCCATGCTGAAAAATTTTATCATATCTGTTCTGCCGGAACCTCAATTCACTGATGTTCCCATACTCACCGATTTCGGAATCTGGATGACGAACAGTGCTCTGGCGCTCCTGAACTATGTGCCTATCTTCCTCATCCTCTTTGCGCTGATCGCAATCATTGAGGACATAGGCTACATGCCCCGCATAGCCTTCATACTGGACAGGGTTTTTAAGCGGTACGGGCTCCACGGTCAGTCCACACTTCCCCTTGTTCTCGGCGGCGCTTTTGTGGGCGGCTGCGCTGTTCCCGGGGTAATGGCGACAAAGGGCATAGCGGATGAAAGGGCAAGGCTTGCCACTATCCTCACTGTTCCTTATATGAACTGCCTTGCGAAGGTTCCGTTCTACGCCCTTCTGCTGGGAGCATTCTTTGAAGGACAGATGACAGTCATGATGTTCTTCATCTCCACGGTGACAATCTTCATAGCCCTCAGCGTGGCGAGACTAATAACCCTTACCTTCCTCAAAAACAGAGAGACGGCGCCCTTCGTCATGGAGCTTCCTCCCTACCATCTGCCCACAATAAAGGGTGTTGTGCTGAGAGCATTTCAAAGGGTATGGGTGTACATCAAAAAAGTGGGCAGCATAGTTCTTGCCGTGGCTGTTGTGCTGTTTATGCTGCTTCAGTTTCCGGGTGTATCAGCCGACAAGCAGGCAGAGATTCGGAAGCGAACGGACGCTGCTGTCTTAAAATTTTACATAACGGCGGAAGCGACACAGTATCACGGAATACTTAAAGAAAATGAGACTGTTTATAAGCTCATAAATATCTATAACACGTACAGGGCGCAGAAAATGACAGCCTCATCCTCTGCGGCAGCGGAAAGAATAGACGCTGCATTACAGGCTGAATATCCGGAGCTGGCAGGATTTATTATCCCTGAAAATGATGAACAGAAATTAATCAACAGAGAAATCAGAACCATCTCCCGCACCGGACAGACACTGCTGAATGATATGAAATCCGAAAAAATCAGGAACTCATTCCTCGGGATGTTCGGTCGTTCTCTTGAACCGATAACTCAGTTTGCTGGATTCGATTGGAGGGTCAACGTGGCTTTCCTCAGTTCATTCGCGGCGAGAGAAAGCGCTGTAGCCACACTCGGCTCCATATACGAAACAGGCAAAACAGACCAGAGGGCAGAGGAAGCAATATCCGAAGACGGTCTCTACACTCCGCTCCACGCAGTCGCCATGCTGATCTTCATGATACTTACTCCGCCGTGTATTGCCACAATGATTGTGGTGCGCATACAGACAGGCTCTTACGGATGGATGATGTTCGCCATATTCTTCCCTATGATTCTCGGGGTAGTCATGGCTTCCGTATTTTTTAAAATAGGCACGGCTTTCAATTTAACCGGTCTCCAGACAATGCTGGTATTTTATGTTTCTATGGCGGTAACTGCTGTCGCCGCTGGGTTGTTCAAGGGCAGTTCTGTCAATTGGAAAGGCGGTTACCTGAAATAA
- a CDS encoding class II SORL domain-containing protein, with protein sequence MAIGQFVKSADFKSEKHVPVIELPAGIKAGEPFFVTVSVGKEIPHPNTTEHFINWIALYFKGEGEGPVTQLAKFEFLAHGESTKGANQGPAYTDPFGTAKVKLNAPGTLIAVSYCNIHGLWESSTEVKF encoded by the coding sequence ATGGCAATAGGACAATTTGTTAAAAGCGCAGACTTCAAAAGCGAAAAACACGTTCCGGTTATCGAACTTCCGGCGGGTATTAAAGCCGGTGAGCCTTTCTTCGTTACGGTTTCCGTGGGCAAAGAAATTCCCCACCCCAACACAACCGAGCACTTCATCAACTGGATAGCCCTTTACTTCAAAGGCGAAGGTGAAGGTCCTGTTACCCAGCTTGCCAAATTTGAATTTTTAGCTCACGGCGAATCCACAAAAGGCGCCAATCAGGGACCCGCATACACTGATCCTTTCGGTACGGCAAAGGTTAAACTGAACGCTCCCGGTACGCTTATAGCTGTAAGCTACTGTAATATCCACGGTCTGTGGGAATCCAGTACCGAAGTTAAGTTCTAA
- the metH gene encoding methionine synthase, with translation MFRKFASENIVLFDGAMGTSIQNFEIGEDIWQGKGGCSEWLNIAAPHIIESIHRSYLEAGADVVETNTFGGTELVMREYGLEDMVDELNLKGAQIAVKAAREYGRFAAGSIGPGTRLPSLGQISFDDMQLMYLRQTKSLIQGGVDLLIIETCQDLLQVKAALLGAFDALSEAGADLPVMVSVTVESTGSMLMGTDLSAVCTVLSGYPVHSAGLNCATGPDMMFGPVKTITENWNGDISCIPNAGLPENIGGKTVYSMTPEKLAAIVGELMDKYPVNIVGGCCGTTPAHIKALRTVINNKKRRELVRKPYIGVCASLYTTMPLSQNPAPSLIGERANSNGSKAFRELLLAGDTDGMLAVARNQEGEGAHFIDACVAYAGRNEAQDMGRFIFELNKTLTVPLVIDSTEPPVIEKALKLCGGKPIINSVNFEDGGEKLHTILRMIKRFPAASIALTIDEKGMAMTAAEKFAIAERLYNIWSGEYGLPPEDIIIDPLTFSIGSGDETLKMAAVETLNAIRMIKERLKGAKTVLGLSNVSFGLSALSRPVLNSVFLHEAVKAGLDMAIVHAGKILPPAMINDEDMKLSLDLIRGREGALTSFINHFQDRTAVRDEQADASLAPSEKIARMILRGEKKGLKEVLDAIMKERRAIDIINSLMLPAMQEVGELFGSGKMLLPFVLQSAEVMKEGVKILEPFMEKNETESKGKIVLATVKGDVHDIGKNLVDIILSNNGFTVYNLGIKVPVEEMIRKAVEVGADAIGMSGLLVKSTVIMKENIEELKKHGLEQKVLLGGAALTEGFVIGECDTIMPGHVFYCRDAFDALKVLDGRTEAKKAVKPVKTKTGADSVEEQAEPITFGEIPSVPFYGSKIIFDIDPGEPEKYLNKTTLFTNRWSYKKKGMTEEEFDRLIMETALPEYREIYKNALAKGLLNPAVSYGYFPCHADGDCLVIYEADRKTEKTRFLFPRQSKGAKLCLADYFLPKEEGFDVVGLSLVTIGKKPEEFSAKLYAAGDYKKYFMYHGLFTEFTEALAEYWHKVMRKEMGIDGTDARTPDGIISMKYQGRRYSFGYPACPDLDGNAVMADMLNADMLGIHVTENGEMVPEFTTSAIVVHNRHAKYFVIK, from the coding sequence ATGTTCAGAAAATTCGCCTCGGAAAATATAGTTCTTTTTGACGGTGCCATGGGCACATCCATACAGAACTTTGAAATCGGCGAAGATATATGGCAGGGAAAGGGCGGATGCAGCGAGTGGCTTAATATAGCGGCACCGCATATCATAGAATCCATCCACAGGAGCTATCTGGAAGCAGGGGCGGACGTTGTGGAAACGAACACCTTCGGCGGAACCGAGCTGGTAATGCGTGAGTACGGGCTTGAGGACATGGTGGACGAGCTGAACCTCAAAGGCGCTCAGATTGCGGTAAAGGCGGCAAGGGAGTACGGCAGATTCGCCGCGGGCTCCATCGGTCCCGGAACGCGGCTGCCAAGTCTTGGGCAGATCTCCTTTGACGATATGCAGCTGATGTATCTGCGGCAGACGAAAAGCCTCATACAGGGCGGGGTTGACCTGCTGATTATTGAAACCTGTCAGGATCTGCTTCAGGTTAAGGCGGCACTGCTGGGCGCTTTTGACGCACTCAGTGAAGCCGGGGCGGATCTTCCCGTGATGGTATCCGTGACTGTTGAAAGCACAGGCAGCATGCTCATGGGAACAGACCTTTCCGCCGTGTGCACCGTGCTCAGCGGCTATCCGGTCCACTCGGCAGGGCTTAACTGCGCCACAGGTCCTGACATGATGTTCGGTCCCGTGAAAACAATAACAGAAAACTGGAACGGCGACATATCCTGCATCCCAAACGCAGGTCTGCCGGAAAACATAGGGGGTAAAACTGTTTACAGCATGACTCCGGAAAAGCTCGCGGCAATTGTCGGTGAGCTGATGGACAAATACCCCGTCAACATAGTCGGCGGATGCTGCGGAACGACTCCCGCCCACATAAAAGCACTCCGTACAGTGATAAATAATAAAAAACGCAGGGAATTGGTCAGAAAACCCTACATCGGCGTCTGCGCCAGTCTTTATACAACTATGCCCCTGAGCCAGAACCCCGCTCCTTCGCTTATAGGAGAAAGGGCTAACTCCAACGGCAGCAAGGCTTTCCGTGAGCTGCTGCTCGCAGGAGATACGGACGGCATGCTGGCAGTCGCGAGAAATCAGGAGGGCGAAGGCGCTCATTTCATTGACGCATGCGTGGCTTACGCCGGAAGAAACGAGGCTCAGGACATGGGCAGGTTTATCTTTGAGCTTAATAAGACCCTCACCGTCCCTCTTGTGATCGACTCCACAGAGCCTCCGGTGATTGAAAAGGCGCTTAAGCTCTGCGGCGGAAAACCTATCATCAACTCCGTAAACTTCGAGGACGGCGGCGAAAAGCTGCACACGATCCTCAGAATGATAAAGAGATTCCCCGCGGCGTCCATAGCCCTTACCATAGACGAAAAAGGCATGGCAATGACGGCGGCGGAGAAGTTCGCAATCGCCGAGAGACTGTATAATATATGGAGCGGCGAATACGGTCTTCCGCCTGAGGACATAATAATCGACCCGCTGACATTCTCCATCGGCAGCGGGGATGAAACCCTGAAAATGGCGGCGGTTGAAACACTGAACGCCATCAGGATGATAAAGGAAAGGCTCAAGGGCGCTAAAACCGTTCTGGGGCTCAGCAACGTTTCCTTCGGTCTCTCCGCTCTGAGCAGACCCGTCCTCAACTCCGTCTTCCTCCATGAGGCGGTGAAGGCGGGGCTTGATATGGCTATCGTACATGCGGGCAAGATTCTTCCTCCCGCCATGATAAACGATGAGGACATGAAGCTGAGCTTAGACCTTATCCGCGGCAGGGAAGGCGCCCTCACATCCTTCATAAATCATTTTCAGGACAGAACAGCGGTGCGGGACGAACAGGCGGACGCAAGCCTTGCTCCGTCAGAGAAAATAGCCCGGATGATTCTCCGCGGGGAGAAGAAGGGGCTGAAGGAAGTGCTGGATGCCATCATGAAGGAGCGCAGGGCGATTGATATAATCAACAGTCTCATGCTTCCCGCTATGCAGGAGGTGGGCGAACTTTTCGGCAGCGGAAAAATGCTCCTGCCGTTTGTTCTCCAGTCCGCAGAGGTCATGAAGGAGGGCGTGAAAATCCTCGAACCCTTCATGGAGAAGAATGAAACAGAATCCAAAGGGAAAATTGTTCTCGCAACGGTTAAAGGCGATGTTCACGACATTGGCAAAAACCTTGTGGACATAATACTTTCCAACAACGGCTTCACTGTCTACAACCTAGGCATCAAGGTTCCTGTGGAGGAGATGATAAGAAAGGCTGTTGAGGTGGGCGCCGACGCGATAGGAATGAGCGGGCTTCTGGTGAAATCCACTGTGATAATGAAGGAAAACATAGAAGAGTTGAAAAAGCACGGGCTTGAACAGAAGGTGCTCCTCGGCGGAGCGGCACTTACTGAGGGCTTCGTCATCGGCGAGTGCGACACTATAATGCCCGGTCATGTTTTTTACTGCCGTGACGCATTTGACGCCCTCAAGGTTCTGGACGGCAGAACAGAAGCGAAGAAAGCTGTTAAGCCCGTTAAAACGAAAACCGGCGCTGATTCTGTTGAGGAGCAGGCGGAACCCATAACCTTCGGCGAAATCCCGTCCGTACCTTTTTACGGCAGCAAAATTATCTTCGACATAGACCCCGGCGAACCGGAAAAATACCTGAATAAAACGACCCTTTTCACCAACAGATGGTCATATAAAAAGAAGGGGATGACAGAAGAGGAGTTCGATCGCCTCATAATGGAAACCGCCCTGCCGGAATACAGGGAAATTTACAAAAACGCTCTTGCGAAGGGGCTTCTGAACCCTGCCGTATCTTACGGGTATTTCCCGTGCCATGCGGACGGAGATTGTCTGGTGATATATGAGGCGGACAGGAAGACCGAGAAAACACGCTTTCTCTTCCCCCGTCAGTCTAAGGGCGCAAAGCTCTGCCTTGCGGACTATTTTCTGCCGAAGGAAGAGGGATTTGATGTTGTGGGTCTGAGTCTTGTCACCATAGGTAAAAAGCCCGAGGAGTTCTCTGCTAAACTGTATGCTGCTGGAGACTATAAGAAATATTTCATGTACCACGGGCTTTTCACCGAGTTCACCGAGGCGCTGGCGGAATACTGGCACAAGGTAATGAGAAAAGAGATGGGCATAGACGGAACGGACGCCAGAACGCCGGACGGCATAATCTCCATGAAGTATCAGGGGCGCAGGTACAGCTTCGGTTATCCCGCCTGCCCGGATCTGGACGGAAACGCCGTAATGGCGGATATGCTGAATGCCGACATGCTTGGTATACACGTTACGGAGAACGGAGAGATGGTTCCGGAATTTACCACAAGCGCAATCGTGGTTCATAACCGCCATGCGAAGTACTTTGTTATAAAATAG
- a CDS encoding deoxyribodipyrimidine photo-lyase encodes MIHGERIISLNRPSKGGKYILLWIQQAQRTRLNHALEFAVRQANELRLPLFACFVITDGFPNANLRHYTFMLEGLNVLESNLKQRGINLVFRRGSPPEEVLKLARDAAMIVTDRGYLRIQKEWRQQLGISAPCTVVQVESDAVVPVETASCKEEFAAYTIRPKITKQLEKFLVPLGQRDLIIKDFQPDFKNIEPDTASLNIDRAVTPVSLFKGGEDEAAKHLKAFINDRLDSYDELRNDPAEDAQSGLSPYIHFGSISTLEIALAAKEHPKSPAFLEELIIRRELALNMVNFNSEYDSLKPLHPWAAQTLNEHRNDARPYIYTFDELENAQTHDPAWNTAQNEMLSTGKMHGYMRMYWGKKIMEWTKSPEEAYRTAISLNDKYSLDGRDPNGFAGVLWCFGKHDRPWQERAVFGKVRYMNFAGLKRKFDVEAYINRFV; translated from the coding sequence ATGATACACGGCGAAAGGATTATCAGCCTTAACAGACCTTCAAAAGGCGGAAAATACATACTACTCTGGATTCAGCAGGCGCAGCGGACAAGGCTTAACCATGCCCTTGAGTTCGCCGTAAGGCAGGCGAATGAACTCCGGCTGCCTTTGTTTGCATGCTTTGTAATCACCGACGGCTTCCCGAACGCTAATCTGCGTCATTACACGTTTATGCTTGAGGGGCTGAATGTTCTTGAATCAAACCTGAAACAGAGAGGAATAAATCTGGTATTCCGCAGAGGCAGCCCGCCGGAAGAGGTGCTGAAACTGGCGCGTGACGCTGCAATGATCGTCACGGACAGAGGATACCTGCGCATACAGAAGGAATGGCGGCAGCAGCTGGGCATAAGCGCCCCCTGCACCGTTGTTCAGGTGGAGAGTGATGCTGTAGTCCCCGTGGAAACGGCAAGCTGCAAGGAGGAATTCGCCGCATACACCATCAGACCGAAGATAACGAAGCAGCTTGAAAAATTTCTTGTGCCGCTCGGACAGAGAGATTTAATAATAAAGGACTTTCAGCCGGACTTCAAAAATATTGAGCCGGATACAGCTTCGCTGAACATAGACAGAGCAGTCACCCCCGTTTCCTTATTCAAAGGCGGGGAGGACGAAGCGGCAAAACACCTGAAAGCTTTTATTAATGACAGACTGGACAGTTACGATGAACTCCGCAACGACCCCGCGGAGGATGCTCAGAGCGGTTTAAGTCCTTACATACACTTCGGCAGCATATCAACCCTTGAAATCGCCCTTGCGGCAAAGGAACACCCGAAATCCCCCGCCTTTCTTGAGGAACTGATAATCAGGCGGGAGCTGGCGCTGAATATGGTGAACTTCAACTCCGAGTATGACAGCCTCAAACCTCTGCATCCTTGGGCGGCGCAGACGCTTAATGAACACAGAAATGACGCAAGACCATATATTTACACATTTGACGAATTAGAAAACGCACAAACACACGACCCCGCTTGGAACACCGCGCAGAACGAGATGCTGAGCACCGGAAAGATGCACGGCTACATGCGCATGTACTGGGGCAAGAAGATAATGGAATGGACAAAATCACCCGAAGAGGCATACAGAACAGCCATAAGCCTGAATGACAAGTACAGTCTGGACGGGCGTGATCCGAACGGCTTCGCGGGGGTTCTATGGTGCTTCGGCAAGCACGACAGACCATGGCAGGAGAGAGCGGTCTTCGGCAAAGTCCGTTATATGAACTTTGCCGGACTTAAGCGTAAGTTTGACGTGGAAGCCTATATAAACAGGTTCGTCTAG
- a CDS encoding tetratricopeptide repeat protein, which yields MEKYTDAFREFLTVNKGGAVLVSGGGGSGKSEILSAFRLMPEMADPATVTASLDLSLEVNIDSELGLLALRNELIRYYKINFSFFDVAYALYLVRTNPGKKLDRDLDLYTNSKIINEVLGVAGAKGNEFVNKLYFTVERGKPAVTEWWRNEGGAELNRLMEETPESVRKNLINQWAKDLKLALQGRKCIITVDSFENIYGEDGSGRKHGADKWIKELMGLLPEVTFILSGRELPEWAENEAPKNTLSLEAGLFDRNDTAYLLEHYGLTDRKLCDAVFASARGDKLLTTLLAAGLSGVKKETGKEPSPEQVEYGAKEIMLFYNASTEGREGDMARLLSVCRCFSREVFEYLIYEFIPEGVKFTFSDYCMLPSVSPNIGLDCAALKKPFREELYASLNSDQKDNVHFSLFNFYLKKIDRERGSFRTYGFYLNFRECFHHAKSALDGEGFVDWFMDSHAKYFSNDKMGFWIHLHGEVVEYLKGLMGLINPYTAICMERLAQMYVNVEDYGRAEPLLKRMVNIREKLSGAESLDTVRSRNKLASMYSAKGDFPSAMEIMGKNAEIKSRTEGPDHPETLKYLQKLALFAMKNKDFKTAADIGERSLRLHIQRLGRENSDTVKAMSELAAISEMAGDFERACELFKEVLEIREKSLGGSHPETAKSLSQLAFYFYRRGEYDSAEPLFYRALEAKETQLGHSHPLIASYCNNLGYIYYCREKYDRAEAMYEKSLKIKEKNFGASHPSTLTGVANLAALKFRKGEIEEAEALFRKVLEQSVSTFGEKSSETATDMTNLAYVVSRKGDFSEAEALCRNALSMREEEDAQDTAATLNNLGEILFRKGQTDEASDILEKAYAAAESALGSHHPVVRRILDNLEKVRDRIH from the coding sequence ATGGAAAAGTATACTGATGCCTTCCGTGAGTTTCTAACAGTAAATAAAGGCGGCGCCGTGCTTGTTTCGGGCGGCGGCGGTTCAGGCAAAAGCGAGATTCTGTCAGCGTTCAGGCTTATGCCGGAGATGGCAGATCCGGCAACCGTTACCGCCTCCCTTGATCTTTCTCTGGAAGTAAATATTGACAGCGAACTGGGGCTTCTTGCTCTGCGCAATGAGCTGATAAGGTACTACAAGATCAATTTCAGCTTCTTTGATGTGGCATATGCCCTTTACCTTGTGCGCACAAACCCGGGCAAAAAGCTTGACCGTGATCTGGATTTATACACCAACAGCAAAATAATAAACGAGGTTCTGGGCGTTGCCGGAGCCAAAGGGAATGAGTTTGTAAACAAGCTCTATTTCACTGTGGAGAGAGGTAAACCCGCAGTCACGGAATGGTGGAGAAATGAGGGCGGCGCGGAGCTCAACAGGCTTATGGAGGAAACTCCCGAATCCGTCCGCAAAAACCTCATTAACCAATGGGCAAAAGACCTTAAGCTTGCTCTTCAGGGCAGAAAGTGCATTATCACCGTAGATTCCTTTGAAAATATATACGGAGAGGACGGCTCAGGCAGAAAGCACGGGGCGGACAAATGGATCAAGGAGCTCATGGGGCTTCTGCCGGAAGTCACTTTTATTCTCTCCGGACGTGAGCTGCCCGAATGGGCGGAGAATGAGGCGCCGAAGAATACTCTCTCTCTTGAAGCGGGACTGTTTGACAGGAACGACACAGCTTACCTGCTTGAGCATTACGGTTTAACGGACAGGAAGCTGTGCGACGCCGTTTTCGCCTCCGCAAGAGGAGACAAGCTGCTCACCACGCTTCTTGCCGCCGGTTTGTCAGGCGTTAAGAAGGAAACAGGCAAGGAGCCTTCGCCCGAACAGGTTGAGTACGGCGCAAAGGAGATCATGCTTTTCTATAACGCTTCCACGGAAGGACGGGAAGGGGACATGGCACGCCTGCTCTCAGTCTGCCGCTGTTTCAGCAGGGAAGTTTTTGAATATCTCATTTATGAGTTCATACCCGAAGGGGTAAAATTCACCTTCAGCGACTACTGCATGCTGCCGTCAGTCAGCCCTAACATCGGTCTGGACTGCGCAGCGCTCAAGAAGCCTTTCAGGGAGGAGCTTTACGCTTCGCTGAACAGCGACCAGAAGGACAATGTGCATTTTTCTCTTTTTAACTTCTATCTCAAGAAGATAGACAGGGAAAGGGGCTCATTCAGAACATACGGCTTCTATCTCAATTTCCGTGAATGCTTTCACCACGCCAAGTCAGCTCTGGACGGTGAGGGCTTTGTGGACTGGTTCATGGATTCCCACGCTAAATATTTTTCAAATGATAAAATGGGCTTCTGGATACACCTCCACGGCGAGGTTGTGGAATATCTCAAAGGGCTGATGGGGCTGATAAATCCCTACACTGCCATCTGCATGGAAAGACTGGCGCAGATGTATGTCAATGTTGAGGATTACGGCAGGGCGGAACCACTCCTCAAGAGGATGGTGAATATCCGTGAAAAGCTCAGCGGAGCGGAAAGTTTGGACACTGTGCGCAGCCGCAACAAGCTTGCCTCCATGTACTCAGCCAAAGGAGATTTCCCCTCCGCTATGGAGATCATGGGGAAAAATGCCGAGATCAAATCACGCACCGAAGGTCCCGACCACCCTGAAACCCTGAAATACCTCCAGAAGCTTGCACTTTTCGCCATGAAGAACAAGGATTTCAAAACAGCAGCCGACATAGGAGAACGTTCCCTCAGGCTTCATATACAGAGGCTCGGCAGGGAAAACTCCGATACAGTGAAGGCTATGAGTGAGCTTGCCGCTATAAGTGAGATGGCAGGCGACTTTGAGAGAGCGTGCGAGCTGTTTAAGGAAGTGCTTGAAATCAGAGAAAAATCCCTCGGGGGAAGCCATCCCGAAACGGCGAAAAGCTTGAGCCAGCTTGCCTTCTACTTTTACAGAAGGGGCGAGTACGATTCGGCGGAACCGCTTTTTTACAGGGCACTTGAGGCAAAGGAAACTCAGCTCGGGCACAGTCACCCGCTGATAGCCTCTTACTGCAATAACCTCGGTTATATTTACTACTGCCGTGAAAAATATGACAGAGCAGAGGCAATGTACGAAAAGTCTCTGAAAATAAAAGAGAAAAACTTCGGTGCGTCCCATCCGTCCACCCTTACGGGCGTTGCGAATCTTGCCGCTCTCAAGTTCAGAAAAGGGGAAATAGAGGAGGCAGAGGCGCTGTTCCGTAAGGTTCTTGAGCAGAGTGTGAGTACCTTCGGTGAAAAATCTTCGGAAACAGCCACGGATATGACGAACCTCGCCTATGTAGTTTCCAGAAAAGGGGACTTTTCAGAGGCTGAGGCTCTGTGCAGAAACGCTCTGAGCATGAGGGAGGAAGAGGACGCGCAGGACACCGCCGCAACTCTGAATAATCTGGGTGAAATCCTTTTCAGAAAAGGGCAGACGGATGAAGCGTCGGATATTCTGGAAAAGGCTTATGCTGCTGCGGAATCTGCTCTAGGAAGCCATCATCCGGTTGTCAGGCGCATTCTGGACAATCTTGAAAAAGTCCGTGACAGAATCCACTAG